One Candidatus Devosia phytovorans genomic window carries:
- a CDS encoding DUF333 domain-containing protein, translating to MIKSMLTALTAIAILSAATPAAFAMSNPASDFCESSGGTVEIVTAANGGELGLCNLPDGSAMEEWSFYRQNAKQDVIVGKDGGDPASIYCEDNGGQVEIVKNGSGAELALCNLPDGTSIEAWSYFRMQ from the coding sequence ATGATCAAATCTATGCTTACCGCGCTCACCGCCATTGCTATTCTCTCGGCTGCAACGCCGGCTGCTTTTGCCATGAGCAATCCCGCCAGTGATTTTTGTGAGAGCTCCGGCGGCACCGTTGAGATCGTGACCGCCGCGAACGGAGGCGAATTAGGTCTTTGCAACCTTCCGGACGGCAGCGCGATGGAAGAGTGGTCGTTCTATCGTCAGAACGCCAAGCAGGACGTCATCGTCGGCAAGGATGGCGGCGATCCGGCCAGCATCTATTGCGAAGACAACGGAGGCCAAGTCGAAATCGTCAAGAACGGTTCAGGCGCTGAACTTGCGCTTTGCAACTTGCCTGACGGGACGTCGATCGAGGCTTGGTCCTATTTCCGCATGCAGTAA
- a CDS encoding SDR family oxidoreductase: MMDKIAVIIGGTRGIGFAVAERLAGEGATVVLTGRDQDQVDQAVARLGPKSRGVVADAGNPDDLAKVIALVQDVHARIDALVFNAGTAEPTAIGNQTEAGFDRQVAVNVRGPVFGLQAALPLLVPGSSVVLIGSVSGVSGAPSFGTYGATKAALRSYARTWTAELAPRGIRVNVVSPGPTNTEMFAALPDEGRAAIASQIPLGRMGRPEEVAAAVVFLLSGQASFIAGVELFVDGGAVQV; the protein is encoded by the coding sequence ATGATGGACAAGATTGCCGTGATTATCGGGGGGACCCGGGGGATTGGATTTGCGGTCGCGGAGCGCCTGGCTGGCGAAGGGGCCACAGTGGTTCTGACGGGCCGTGATCAGGATCAGGTGGATCAGGCCGTCGCCCGTCTTGGGCCCAAATCGCGAGGTGTGGTCGCAGACGCCGGCAATCCTGACGACCTGGCGAAGGTCATTGCCCTGGTGCAGGACGTGCATGCGCGCATCGACGCGCTGGTGTTCAATGCCGGCACGGCCGAACCCACCGCAATCGGCAACCAGACCGAAGCTGGCTTCGATCGCCAGGTAGCGGTCAATGTGCGGGGGCCGGTATTCGGCCTTCAGGCAGCTTTGCCGCTGCTTGTACCGGGCAGTTCCGTCGTGCTGATAGGCTCTGTTTCCGGGGTTTCCGGCGCGCCCAGTTTCGGCACATATGGTGCCACGAAAGCGGCCCTCCGGTCCTACGCGCGGACCTGGACCGCGGAACTGGCGCCGCGAGGTATTCGCGTCAATGTGGTCAGCCCGGGCCCGACAAACACGGAGATGTTCGCCGCCCTGCCGGACGAGGGGCGTGCTGCGATTGCGTCACAAATCCCACTGGGTCGGATGGGGCGACCCGAAGAGGTCGCTGCCGCAGTCGTGTTCCTGCTGAGTGGTCAGGCATCCTTCATCGCAGGCGTCGAACTCTTCGTCGATGGCGGAGCTGTTCAAGTCTAA
- a CDS encoding helix-turn-helix domain-containing protein encodes MADYTDWPSGTYCTTPNLALARPALEKIADKWTILILTVISAGPKRFNEIKRSLEGITHKALSDALKRLERNGLVTRTVLPTKPIGVEYAITPLGLSLGPPFQALFRWSLEASEQMRAASVLYDAVEASR; translated from the coding sequence ATGGCTGACTATACCGACTGGCCGTCCGGCACCTATTGCACCACGCCGAACCTGGCACTGGCCCGCCCGGCGCTGGAAAAGATCGCTGACAAATGGACGATCCTGATCCTCACCGTGATCAGTGCCGGTCCCAAGCGGTTCAATGAGATCAAGCGCAGCCTGGAAGGGATAACCCACAAGGCCTTGTCCGACGCCCTCAAGCGGCTCGAGCGTAATGGCCTCGTGACCCGGACGGTGCTACCGACCAAGCCAATTGGCGTCGAATACGCCATCACGCCATTGGGCCTGTCATTGGGACCGCCATTTCAGGCACTTTTCCGTTGGTCACTGGAAGCCAGCGAGCAAATGCGGGCGGCCAGCGTGCTGTATGACGCAGTCGAAGCGTCGCGCTAG
- a CDS encoding TetR/AcrR family transcriptional regulator, with the protein MARTGRPRAFDREQALDAAMTLFWLQGYEPTSLTQLKSAMGDISPASFYAAFGSKEALFDEVVLRYQATYGQVTASLHDESFPPRDAIEHALRRSAKMQTDRAHPQGCLMVLGASNCTPENRHVDDLLAADRARNRNGIVICIQRAIDSGELSQQTNAQVLAGVFHTFLMGIALEARDDVDADRLDQAVTSIMQIWGLHRNA; encoded by the coding sequence ATGGCAAGAACGGGACGTCCCAGGGCGTTTGATCGAGAGCAGGCGTTGGACGCGGCGATGACGCTCTTTTGGTTGCAGGGCTATGAGCCCACTTCGCTGACGCAATTGAAGAGCGCCATGGGGGACATCTCACCGGCAAGCTTTTACGCAGCGTTTGGCTCGAAGGAAGCTCTCTTCGATGAGGTCGTCTTGCGCTATCAGGCCACCTACGGCCAAGTTACAGCAAGCCTTCACGACGAGAGCTTTCCGCCGCGTGACGCTATCGAGCATGCACTAAGACGATCCGCCAAAATGCAAACCGACAGGGCCCATCCACAAGGATGCCTGATGGTGCTTGGGGCCAGCAACTGCACGCCCGAAAATCGGCATGTGGATGATCTGCTTGCCGCTGACCGAGCACGAAACCGCAACGGCATCGTGATCTGCATCCAGCGCGCCATAGATAGTGGGGAACTGTCGCAACAGACAAATGCCCAAGTCCTCGCGGGTGTGTTCCATACGTTTCTTATGGGGATCGCGCTCGAAGCACGTGACGATGTGGACGCCGACAGGCTTGACCAAGCGGTGACGTCGATCATGCAGATATGGGGTCTGCACAGAAATGCGTGA